A stretch of Longimicrobium sp. DNA encodes these proteins:
- the rpsP gene encoding 30S ribosomal protein S16: MALKIRLRRMGRKKAPHYRIVVAESTMPRDGRFVATVGHYNPTTRPETLKVDRDRANAWLEKGAVPTDTVRSLLRRAGVDAPAAEGAVESVVETVKGAAGKAGKAVKGAAAKAADVAKDAAGAVASAAASVAETVVDTVKDAAGAVADRVSGGDQPPVAAEAATEVGVGPEAGEPVALEAEATEPTPEATAPAGADEAAETPVAADAEATEPAAGGEDEKTA; this comes from the coding sequence ATGGCGCTGAAGATCCGTCTTCGCCGCATGGGCCGGAAGAAGGCCCCGCACTACCGCATCGTGGTCGCCGAGAGCACCATGCCCCGCGACGGCCGCTTCGTGGCCACCGTCGGGCACTACAACCCCACCACCCGGCCCGAGACCCTCAAGGTCGACCGGGACAGGGCCAACGCCTGGCTCGAGAAGGGCGCCGTTCCCACCGACACCGTCCGCTCGCTGCTGCGCAGGGCCGGCGTCGACGCGCCGGCCGCCGAGGGGGCCGTGGAGAGCGTCGTCGAGACCGTGAAGGGCGCCGCCGGCAAGGCCGGCAAGGCCGTGAAGGGCGCCGCCGCCAAGGCCGCCGACGTGGCCAAGGACGCCGCCGGGGCCGTCGCCTCGGCGGCCGCGAGCGTGGCGGAGACCGTCGTCGACACCGTGAAGGACGCCGCCGGGGCCGTCGCCGACCGGGTGTCGGGCGGCGACCAGCCCCCCGTGGCCGCCGAGGCGGCCACCGAGGTGGGCGTGGGCCCCGAGGCGGGCGAGCCCGTGGCGCTGGAGGCCGAGGCCACCGAGCCCACCCCCGAGGCGACCGCTCCCGCGGGCGCCGACGAGGCGGCCGAGACGCCGGTGGCCGCGGACGCCGAGGCCACCGAGCCGGCGGCCGGGGGCGAGGACGAGAAGACGGCCTGA